One genomic window of Magnolia sinica isolate HGM2019 chromosome 3, MsV1, whole genome shotgun sequence includes the following:
- the LOC131240362 gene encoding E3 ubiquitin-protein ligase WAV3-like isoform X1 produces MASRWSKAKVALGLNLCVYVPRSHDDASPSVDVAARFSDVSLASAATGNSHSRPAMPTTPTPSSSGLRLAKTGSRSSKRTCAICLGSMKPGNGHALFTAECSHTFHFHCIASNVKHGNQICPVCRAKWKEIPFQGPSSSDLNHGRARINPVDWAQDDNFMTVLRRLPPPRVDTNRQIASSLFPTSEPSSFSDDEPLDPQPQKPEKSSPAMEVDTSRTRTVEIKMYPEFSAVPRSASHENFAVLIHLKAPFTAPRQNSSATQSNVAVARQTSRAPVDLVTVLDVSGSMAGTKLALLKRAMGFVIQNLGPSDRLSVIAFSSTARRLFHLRRMSDSGRQQALQAVNSLTSSGGTNIAEGLRKGAKVMEDRREKNPVCSIILLSDGQDTYTVSGSGAASIRPDYQSLLPSSIRGGAGCQIPVHAFGFGMDHDAASMHSISETSGGTFSFIEAEGVIQDAFAQCIGGLLSVVVQELHVAVESVHPRAPISLIKAGNYTSCISSDGRTGSIDVGDLYADEERDFLVSINVPASNAGEAGTTLVKVGCAYRDPVSKERVNLDGQDVRIQRPEVVSERSVSIEVDRQRNRLQAAEAMAEARAAAERGDLATAVTILERRRRALSESAAARAGDQLCAALNAELKEMQERMATRRVYEASGRAYVLSGLSSHSWQRATARGDSMEGTSLMQVYQTPSMADMLARSQTLGPGGLPHPPPVRPARSFPAQPQPR; encoded by the exons ATGGCGAGTAGGTGGAGCAAAGCAAAGGTTGCTCTGGGTTTAAATCTCTGCGTCTACGTTCCTAGATCTCACGACGACGCGTCGCCGTCCGTTGATGTCGCCGCCAGGTTTTCCGACGTATCTCTGGCTTCTGCGGCCACCGGCAACTCACATTCCCGGCCGGCGATGCCGACTACGCCGACTCCGTCGAGCTCTGGGCTCCGATTGGCGAAGACGGGGAGCAGATCCTCTAAG AGAACCTGTGCTATATGCTTGGGCTCCATGAAACCTGGCAACGGTCATGCTCTCTTCACAGCTGAATGCTCTCACACCTTCCATTTCCACTGCATTGCATCGAACGTGAAGCACGGCAACCAGATCTGCCCTGTTTGCAGAGCCAAGTGGAAGGAAATCCCTTTCCAAGGCCCCTCCTCCTCAGATCTCAACCATGGAAGAGCAAGAATCAACCCAGTCGACTGGGCCCAAGATGAtaactttatgactgtattgcgTCGGCTCCCTCCCCCTCGTGTGGATACTAATAGGCAGATTGCATCTTCTCTCTTCCCCACTTCTGAGCCAAGCAGTTTCAGTGACGATGAGCCCTTGGATCCTCAACCCCAGAAGCCGGAGAAGAGCTCTCCGGCCATGGAGGTAGACACCAGCCGGACAAGAACAGTAGAAATCAAAATGTACCCAGAATTCTCTGCTGTCCCAAGGTCTGCCTCCCATGAGAACTTCGCCGTTCTGATCCATCTCAAAGCACCATTCACTGCTCCTAGACAGAATTCCAGTGCGACCCAATCCAATGTGGCTGTTGCTCGCCAGACCTCCCGTGCTCCTGTAGACCTTGTCACGGTGCTTGATGTCAGCGGCAGCATGGCAGGCACGAAGCTCGCCTTGCTGAAGCGGGCAATGGGGTTTGTGATTCAGAACCTCGGTCCCTCCGACCGTCTCTCAGTGATTGCCTTCTCATCAACTGCCCGCCGGCTCTTCCACCTCCGCCGTATGTCAGACTCCGGCCGGCAGCAGGCACTGCAGGCTGTGAATTCCCTGACGTCGAGCGGTGGGACAAACATTGCGGAAGGCCTAAGGAAGGGCGCCAAGGTGATGGAAGATCGCAGGGAGAAGAACCCAGTCTGCAGCATCATATTGCTATCCGATGGGCAGGACACGTATACCGTCTCCGGCAGCGGTGCGGCCAGCATACGGCCTGATTACCAGTCCCTCCTCCCGTCGTCCATCCGCGGCGGTGCTGGCTGTCAGATTCCGGTCCATGCCTTTGGGTTTGGGATGGACCATGACGCTGCATCGATGCACTCGATCTCAGAGACATCAGGCGGAACTTTCTCCTTCATTGAGGCTGAGGGCGTCATACAGGACGCATTTGCACAGTGCATCGGTGGGCTCCTCAGCGTGGTGGTGCAGGAGCTGCATGTGGCGGTGGAGTCTGTGCACCCGCGCGCACCCATCAGTTTGATAAAAGCAGGCAACTACACCAGCTGTATATCGAGTGATGGGCGCACCGGCTCTATTGACGTTGGGGATTTGTATGCTGATGAAGAGCGGGATTTTCTAGTGTCTATTAATGTTCCCGCCAGTAATGCAGGTGAGGCGGGAACAACGCTGGTGAAGGTGGGGTGTGCGTACAGAGATCCTGTCTCGAAAGAGAGGGTGAATTTGGACGGCCAGGATGTCAGGATCCAGAGGCCAGAAGTTGTCAGCGAACGGTCGGTGTCCATTGAGGTGGACCGGCAGAGGAATCGGCTCCAAGCTGCAGAGGCAATGGCTGAAGCGCGGGCTGCAGCCGAGCGGGGCGATCTGGCTACTGCTGTGACCATCCTCGAGAGGCGGAGGAGAGCATTGTCGGAGTCTGCAGCGGCTCGTGCTGGCGATCAGCTCTGTGCGGCTCTCAACGCTGAGCTGAAGGAAATGCAGGAGAGAATGGCAACACGGCGTGTGTACGAGGCGTCGGGCCGGGCATACGTGCTGTCGGGGCTGAGCTCGCACTCATGGCAAAGGGCGACTGCACGTGGGGACTCGATGGAAGGCACGAGCCTCATGCAGGTATACCAGACGCCGTCGATGGCCGACATGCTCGCACGGTCGCAGACGCTGGGGCCTGGCGGGCTGCCCCATCCACCACCGGTCCGTCCGGCTCGGTCATTTCCGGCTCAGCCGCAGCCAAGGTAA
- the LOC131240362 gene encoding E3 ubiquitin-protein ligase WAV3-like isoform X2, producing MQRTCAICLGSMKPGNGHALFTAECSHTFHFHCIASNVKHGNQICPVCRAKWKEIPFQGPSSSDLNHGRARINPVDWAQDDNFMTVLRRLPPPRVDTNRQIASSLFPTSEPSSFSDDEPLDPQPQKPEKSSPAMEVDTSRTRTVEIKMYPEFSAVPRSASHENFAVLIHLKAPFTAPRQNSSATQSNVAVARQTSRAPVDLVTVLDVSGSMAGTKLALLKRAMGFVIQNLGPSDRLSVIAFSSTARRLFHLRRMSDSGRQQALQAVNSLTSSGGTNIAEGLRKGAKVMEDRREKNPVCSIILLSDGQDTYTVSGSGAASIRPDYQSLLPSSIRGGAGCQIPVHAFGFGMDHDAASMHSISETSGGTFSFIEAEGVIQDAFAQCIGGLLSVVVQELHVAVESVHPRAPISLIKAGNYTSCISSDGRTGSIDVGDLYADEERDFLVSINVPASNAGEAGTTLVKVGCAYRDPVSKERVNLDGQDVRIQRPEVVSERSVSIEVDRQRNRLQAAEAMAEARAAAERGDLATAVTILERRRRALSESAAARAGDQLCAALNAELKEMQERMATRRVYEASGRAYVLSGLSSHSWQRATARGDSMEGTSLMQVYQTPSMADMLARSQTLGPGGLPHPPPVRPARSFPAQPQPR from the coding sequence ATGCAGAGAACCTGTGCTATATGCTTGGGCTCCATGAAACCTGGCAACGGTCATGCTCTCTTCACAGCTGAATGCTCTCACACCTTCCATTTCCACTGCATTGCATCGAACGTGAAGCACGGCAACCAGATCTGCCCTGTTTGCAGAGCCAAGTGGAAGGAAATCCCTTTCCAAGGCCCCTCCTCCTCAGATCTCAACCATGGAAGAGCAAGAATCAACCCAGTCGACTGGGCCCAAGATGAtaactttatgactgtattgcgTCGGCTCCCTCCCCCTCGTGTGGATACTAATAGGCAGATTGCATCTTCTCTCTTCCCCACTTCTGAGCCAAGCAGTTTCAGTGACGATGAGCCCTTGGATCCTCAACCCCAGAAGCCGGAGAAGAGCTCTCCGGCCATGGAGGTAGACACCAGCCGGACAAGAACAGTAGAAATCAAAATGTACCCAGAATTCTCTGCTGTCCCAAGGTCTGCCTCCCATGAGAACTTCGCCGTTCTGATCCATCTCAAAGCACCATTCACTGCTCCTAGACAGAATTCCAGTGCGACCCAATCCAATGTGGCTGTTGCTCGCCAGACCTCCCGTGCTCCTGTAGACCTTGTCACGGTGCTTGATGTCAGCGGCAGCATGGCAGGCACGAAGCTCGCCTTGCTGAAGCGGGCAATGGGGTTTGTGATTCAGAACCTCGGTCCCTCCGACCGTCTCTCAGTGATTGCCTTCTCATCAACTGCCCGCCGGCTCTTCCACCTCCGCCGTATGTCAGACTCCGGCCGGCAGCAGGCACTGCAGGCTGTGAATTCCCTGACGTCGAGCGGTGGGACAAACATTGCGGAAGGCCTAAGGAAGGGCGCCAAGGTGATGGAAGATCGCAGGGAGAAGAACCCAGTCTGCAGCATCATATTGCTATCCGATGGGCAGGACACGTATACCGTCTCCGGCAGCGGTGCGGCCAGCATACGGCCTGATTACCAGTCCCTCCTCCCGTCGTCCATCCGCGGCGGTGCTGGCTGTCAGATTCCGGTCCATGCCTTTGGGTTTGGGATGGACCATGACGCTGCATCGATGCACTCGATCTCAGAGACATCAGGCGGAACTTTCTCCTTCATTGAGGCTGAGGGCGTCATACAGGACGCATTTGCACAGTGCATCGGTGGGCTCCTCAGCGTGGTGGTGCAGGAGCTGCATGTGGCGGTGGAGTCTGTGCACCCGCGCGCACCCATCAGTTTGATAAAAGCAGGCAACTACACCAGCTGTATATCGAGTGATGGGCGCACCGGCTCTATTGACGTTGGGGATTTGTATGCTGATGAAGAGCGGGATTTTCTAGTGTCTATTAATGTTCCCGCCAGTAATGCAGGTGAGGCGGGAACAACGCTGGTGAAGGTGGGGTGTGCGTACAGAGATCCTGTCTCGAAAGAGAGGGTGAATTTGGACGGCCAGGATGTCAGGATCCAGAGGCCAGAAGTTGTCAGCGAACGGTCGGTGTCCATTGAGGTGGACCGGCAGAGGAATCGGCTCCAAGCTGCAGAGGCAATGGCTGAAGCGCGGGCTGCAGCCGAGCGGGGCGATCTGGCTACTGCTGTGACCATCCTCGAGAGGCGGAGGAGAGCATTGTCGGAGTCTGCAGCGGCTCGTGCTGGCGATCAGCTCTGTGCGGCTCTCAACGCTGAGCTGAAGGAAATGCAGGAGAGAATGGCAACACGGCGTGTGTACGAGGCGTCGGGCCGGGCATACGTGCTGTCGGGGCTGAGCTCGCACTCATGGCAAAGGGCGACTGCACGTGGGGACTCGATGGAAGGCACGAGCCTCATGCAGGTATACCAGACGCCGTCGATGGCCGACATGCTCGCACGGTCGCAGACGCTGGGGCCTGGCGGGCTGCCCCATCCACCACCGGTCCGTCCGGCTCGGTCATTTCCGGCTCAGCCGCAGCCAAGGTAA